Proteins encoded by one window of Gambusia affinis linkage group LG17, SWU_Gaff_1.0, whole genome shotgun sequence:
- the LOC122846834 gene encoding Golgi phosphoprotein 3 isoform X1: MTSLTQRTSGLVQRRTEAIRSAAAADKEKDSGGEEDEARRGEEEEEDKGDSKETRLTLMEEVLLLGLKDREGYTSFWNDCISSGLRGCMLVELALRGRIQLEACGVRRKSLLARKVICKSDAPTGDVLLDEALKHIKETQPPETVQSWIELLSGETWNPLKLHYQLRNVRERLAKNLVEKGVLTTEKQNFLLFDMTTHPLTNSTIKQRLVKKVQDSVLEKWVNDPHRMDKRVLSLILLAHSSDVLENAFAPLQDDQYDLGMKRVHTLLELEPEKESSKPNANELMWAVVAAFTK, from the exons ATGACTTCTCTCACGCAGAGAACCTCGGGCCTCGTCCAACGGAGGACCGAGGCCATTCGCAGCGCCGCTGCCGCCGACAAGGAGAAAGATTCCGGCGGAGAGGAAGACGAGGCTCGCCGaggtgaagaagaagaggaagacaagGGGGACTCTAAGGAAACCAGGCTGACGTTAATGGAGGAAGTCCTGCTTCTGGGCCTCAAGGATCGAGAG GGCTACACGTCTTTCTGGAATGACTGTATTTCTTCCGGCCTCCGCGGCTGTATGCTGGTAGAGCTGGCCCTCAGAGGAAGGATACAGCTGGAGGCCTGCGGTGTGCGGAGGAAAAGTCTCCTGGCAAGAAAG GTTATCTGCAAGTCTGACGCTCCAACAGGAGATGTGCTGCTAGATGAGGCCTTGAAGCATATTAAAGAAACTCAACCTCCAGAGACTGTGCAGAGCTGGATAGAACTCCTCAGTG GAGAGACCTGGAATCCGCTGAAGCTCCACTACCAGCTCCGAAACGTCCGAGAGCGTCTGGCTAAAAACCTGGTAGAGAAGGGGGTCCTCACCACAGAGAAACAgaacttcctgctttttgacATGACCACACATCCGCTAACCAACAGCACCATCAAGCAG CGCCTTGTAAAGAAAGTCCAGGATTCCGTTTTGGAGAAGTGGGTTAATGATCCTCATCGCATGGACAAGCGGGTGCTCTCCCTGATTCTCCTGGCTCACTCGTCCGACGTTCTAGAGAACGCCTTCGCGCCCCTCCAGGATGACCAGTACGACCTGGGCATGAAGCGGGTCCACACCCTGCTGGAGCTGGAGCCCGAGAAGGAGAGCTCAAAGCCCAATGCCAATGAACTCATGTGGGCTGTGGTTGCTGCATTTACTAAATGA
- the LOC122846834 gene encoding Golgi phosphoprotein 3 isoform X2 — MEEVLLLGLKDREGYTSFWNDCISSGLRGCMLVELALRGRIQLEACGVRRKSLLARKVICKSDAPTGDVLLDEALKHIKETQPPETVQSWIELLSGETWNPLKLHYQLRNVRERLAKNLVEKGVLTTEKQNFLLFDMTTHPLTNSTIKQRLVKKVQDSVLEKWVNDPHRMDKRVLSLILLAHSSDVLENAFAPLQDDQYDLGMKRVHTLLELEPEKESSKPNANELMWAVVAAFTK; from the exons ATGGAGGAAGTCCTGCTTCTGGGCCTCAAGGATCGAGAG GGCTACACGTCTTTCTGGAATGACTGTATTTCTTCCGGCCTCCGCGGCTGTATGCTGGTAGAGCTGGCCCTCAGAGGAAGGATACAGCTGGAGGCCTGCGGTGTGCGGAGGAAAAGTCTCCTGGCAAGAAAG GTTATCTGCAAGTCTGACGCTCCAACAGGAGATGTGCTGCTAGATGAGGCCTTGAAGCATATTAAAGAAACTCAACCTCCAGAGACTGTGCAGAGCTGGATAGAACTCCTCAGTG GAGAGACCTGGAATCCGCTGAAGCTCCACTACCAGCTCCGAAACGTCCGAGAGCGTCTGGCTAAAAACCTGGTAGAGAAGGGGGTCCTCACCACAGAGAAACAgaacttcctgctttttgacATGACCACACATCCGCTAACCAACAGCACCATCAAGCAG CGCCTTGTAAAGAAAGTCCAGGATTCCGTTTTGGAGAAGTGGGTTAATGATCCTCATCGCATGGACAAGCGGGTGCTCTCCCTGATTCTCCTGGCTCACTCGTCCGACGTTCTAGAGAACGCCTTCGCGCCCCTCCAGGATGACCAGTACGACCTGGGCATGAAGCGGGTCCACACCCTGCTGGAGCTGGAGCCCGAGAAGGAGAGCTCAAAGCCCAATGCCAATGAACTCATGTGGGCTGTGGTTGCTGCATTTACTAAATGA